In Vigna angularis cultivar LongXiaoDou No.4 chromosome 8, ASM1680809v1, whole genome shotgun sequence, one DNA window encodes the following:
- the LOC108344378 gene encoding uncharacterized protein LOC108344378 → MSSTVKMEHWAYWALKFLNFDPLETVDKSRRQLLELEEMCLHAYDSSKKYKENVKFYHDKKLVKKVFHPVKINGVSDEAIRLSLFPFCLGGNAKMWVNSFPENSFTRWEDVVAKFLNKYFPQSKVNNKGKQEISSFQ, encoded by the exons ATGTCATCTACAGTGAAGATGGAGCATTGGGCTTATTGGGCTTTAAagttcttgaattttgatccctTGGAGACCGTTGATAAGAGCAGAAGACAACTTTTGGAGCTTGAAGAGATGTGCTTGCATGCTTATGATTCTTCTaagaaatacaaagaaaacGTTAAGTTCTATCATGATAAGAAGTTGGTGAAGAAAGTCTTTCATCCAG TGAAGATTAATGGTGTGTCAGATGAGGCTATTAGACTTAGCTTGTTCCCTTTCTgtttaggaggcaatgctaagatgtggGTTAATTCATTCCCAGAGAATAGCTTCACTAggtgggaagatgtggtggcTAAGTTCCTGAACAAATATTTTCCTCAGTCCAAGGTCAACAACAAAGGCAAGcaggaaatttcttcttttcaatAG
- the LOC108345466 gene encoding uncharacterized protein LOC108345466, producing the protein MEKECGHKVSRGEVWIATHKTTNGAFVSDEAREIGEKIQTYESTTSSQSKEISSLDSLAHVLGSQEHCGRVCGLGLGPCPSKVFGVHARSHIGSSSSTPSNVELQSQVSSLTSSNVKLESQVSSLTSQVNEMKAITTLLLQNIKVHCLHNLQYFKDHRYLIKGVSQTMDVMKKKISYCY; encoded by the exons atg GAAAAAGAGTGTGGGCACAAAGTTAGCAGAGGAGAAGTTTGGATAGCTACTCATAAGACGACCAATGGAGCTTTTGTTAGTGATGAGGCAAGGGAAATTGGT gaaaaaattcaaacatatgaaTCTACAACATCATctcaatcaaaagaaatatcaagtTTAGATTCATTGGCTCATGTTTTAGGAAGCCAAGAGCATTGTGGACGTGTTTGCGGTCTAGGTTTGGGTCCTTGCCCATCTAAAGTCTTTGGAGTCCATGCTCGTTCTCATATTGGATCATCTTCATCTACTCCTTCTAATGTTGAATTACAATCTCAG GTATCTTCATTGACTTCTTCTAATGTTAAATTAGAATCTcag gtatcttcattaacatcacaagtcaatgaaatgaAGGCAATCACGACACTTTTGTTGCAAAATATCAAGGTCCATTGCCTTCACAATTTGCAGTATTTCAAAGATCATCg gtatctgaTCAAGGGAGTGAGCCAAACAATGGatgtaatgaagaaaaaaattagctattgttattga